The DNA segment TATCTTCGGCTTGAACAGGTTTAAATGTCCCTAAGCCAACATGTAAAGTGAGCTCGCAAAGATCAATACCTTTGAGTATCAACTCGTCAATCATTTTTTTTGTAAAATGTAAGCCTGCAGTTGGGGCGGCTACGGCACCTTCTTGTTTTGCAAATACTGTCTGGTAGTTTTTGACATCGGCTTGAGTTGCTTGATCCCGCTTAATGTAGTGAGGTAAAGGAAGCTGTCCTACTTTATAAAGCTCTTCTTTAAAACTTTGCTGAGAGTAAAATTTAATAAGAAGTAACCCTTCCGTTAGGCGATCCAAAACTCGTCCGTAGAGAGTATCACTAAAAACAATAGATGCACCGATAGAAAGTTTTTTCGACGGCCGTGCCATGACTTCCCACACATCTCCTTTCTCTCTTTCTTTGGATAATAGTACCTCGATTCTAGCTCCTGTTTCCTTACGCCCAATAAGACGAGCAGGAATAACTTTTGTATTATTAAAGATAAGTCGATCATTTGGGGACAGCATTTCTTTAAAATCGCGAAAAAGCATTTCTGAGAGATTGCCCGATTTTCGATCAACAATCATCAATCGTGAATGATCGCGTGGTTCGACCGGCTTTTGAGCAATCAGTTCTTCGGGTAAATCAAAATGATAAGACTGTAATTGATAAACATTCATGACTAAAAAATAGCTTTAAAAATGCACTTCATGTTTCTTGTTAGTCAAAATAAAAAGCAAGAAAACCCTCAACTCTGTTGAAGCATGTAAATTGTAATAAAAATTAAATTTTAGTTAAAAGGAAAAATAAAAATAAATAGGATATTTATGTTTTCTTTTTTTACAAAAAAAGTTGCCCTCTTTTTTTTCTGTTTTAATCTAGGTCTTTTTTTGGACCTGCTTTCTGAAATTGAAAAAGCCACCGTTACTTGGACCCCAATACTTTGCAGTGGGTCCTGCGTTAAAACTTTAGAGCGTCATTTTTCAAAAATAAAGGATATCGCAAACATTAGCATTAACCAACAGGTCGGGATGGCTGAGTTAAGTTGGAAGCCAAATGCTTCCTTTAACTTTACCTCCATTGCTACTGCAATGGGGCTTGTTGGTCTTAGTATAAGAGACATACGAGTAAAGGTTAGAGGCACTATTCGAGTAAGCGGCAAAAATTATCGAGTGATTTCATTGGGCGACAACACTCCCTTTGTTTTATTAAATTCAGTAACGCCTTATCGAGGAACGTATGTTGTGGAATTTAATCCTGCCAATAGAGAACTTCGGCCCGAAATGCGTCAAAGGCTTCATGAGGCGCAAAAGAAAAACCAGGTGGCCATCATTGAAGGACCATTATTTATGCCAGAAAGAGCACCTCCTTTTATGATTGTGGTGGATCAAATAAAGTTTATCGATAAAATTCCCTCGAAAAATCAGCTGAAAAGACGTTAATACAAGATCCTTGCAAGTTAGCTTCAAAGAGCTTATAGTTTGAGCTGAAAACTAAAGCTCAAGTCATTTTGTGAATCAACAAATCCTTTTAAAAAAAGTCAAGGTCCATAATTTAAAGTCTGTGGATCTTGCATTGAACCCAAACCAATTAATTGTCTTTACTGGTGTGTCGGGCTCAGGAAAGTCCTCCTTGGCTTTTGATACTCTTTTTGCTGAAGGACAAAGGCGCTATGTTGAGTCTTTATCCACTTTTGCAAGGAGACAAATTAATGAGCTGGCCAAACCGGATATAGAAAGTGCTTCGGGAATTTCGCCCACTATCTCTATCGAACAAAAAACAGCAGGGCGAAATCCTCGCTCAACCGTGGGAACTTTGACGGAGATTTACGACTACATTAGAGTTCTTTTTGCAAGAATAGGCAAACCTTTTTGTCCTGTTAGTGGAGAACCTGTATCTCCTCAAAGCCGCGAAAGGATTATCAAGCTTGCTCAAATCCTCCCCGAAGGCACGAAACTGATTATCCTCGCACCCTACTCAAAAGGGAAGAAGGGGGAATTTAAAGAAGACTTTCAAGAATTAGTAAAAAAAGGCTTCATGCGTGCTCGAGTAGATGGGAAAATAGTGCATTTGGATGAAGAGATCTCGCTAGATGGCAATTTAACACACGATGTCGATGTCCTTATTGACCGAATTGTTGTCAAACCCGAAAATTACTCAAGAATTGCCGAATCTGTCACCACGGCATTGGATTTTGGAAAAGGATTGCTTTCACTATTAGATGCAGATACAGACGAAGAAAAATTATTTTCCATGCATGCCTATTCACCCAAATCAGGCCTTTCTTATCCTTCTCTTGAACCTCACGATTTTTCCTTTAATAGCCCTTCCGGAATGTGTTCCGAATGCCATGGGCTTGGTTATATCCAAGAATTTGACTTAGAAAAAATTATTGATCCTGAAAAAAGCATTGCGGAAGATTGCTGTCTTGTAGGAAGTTCCTACCAAACCGTAAGGTACGGCAATATTTACCGTAATCTTGCCACTCTTTATGATTTTAGTGTGCATACACCTTGGAAAGCCCTTTCCCAACAAGCTAGGAAAGTTTTTCTTAAAGGCAATGACAAAAAATGGACTAGGATGCAGTTCGTTCATCCACTTACAGGAGCGTCCTGGATAGATCATATCCAATGGAAAGGAGTGCTCCACGAGGCAAAGGCGCGCCTGGCAGAAGCTAAAAGCGAAGGTTATCGCAATAAGATGCTAAAAATCATGAGCGAGCAATGCTGCCCAATTTGCCAAGGCTCCAAACTTAAACCCTACCCCTCTGCTGCCAAGTTTGCAGGGAAAAAAATCCATGAAATTACACAACTTACAGTCAGGGAATGCTTAAAGCTATTTCAGACAGTTGAACTTCCAGAACTTGAATTTAAAATTGCGGAAGAGTTGCTAAAAGAAATTAAGGAAAGGCTTAATTTTTTGTTAGAGGTAGGTCTTCACTACCTTACACTCGAAAGACGATCACCAACGCTGTCTGGAGGAGAAGCCCAGCGAGTTCGTTTAGCATCCCAGATCGGCTCCGGCCTTGTCGGCATCACCTATATTCTCGATGAACCTTCCATTGGATTGCATCCCAGAGACAACAAAAAATTACTTAGCACTCTCAAACACCTTCGTGATATTGGTAACACAGTTATTGTTGTTGAACATGACGAAGAAACAATCTGGGAAAGTGACTACGTTGTTGATTTTGGGCCTGGAGCAGGCAAGGAAGGGGGTGAAATTGTCTACCAAGGACCCATTGAGGGTCTCTTAAAGTCTCAAAGGTCATTAACAGGCGCTTACTTATCCGGAAAAAAGGAAATTTCCATTCCTAAAAAACGCAAAAAAAAGACAAGAGAATCTTTAAAAATTGTTAAAGCAAGCCATCATAATTTAAAAAATATCGATGTTACGCTCCCCTTAGGACTCTTTGTCGCAATCACTGGCGTATCTGGTTCAGGAAAGTCCTCACTCATTTCAGATACCCTCTACCCAGCTCTGTCGAACCATTTACATCAATCTGATCTTCCAGTTGGAAAACATCACTCTATTAAAGGTAAAGAAAAAATCGATAAGATTATCGCTATTGATCAAACACCCATCGGGCGCAATCCTCGATCAAATCCAGCAACATATATTAAGTTGTTAGATGAGATTCGCGCATTGCTTAGTCAACTTCCCGAAAGTCAAGCAAAAGGTTTTACAGCAGGCCGGTTTAGCTTCAATGTAAAAGAAGGATCTTGTTCTGAATGCCATGGGATGGGTCAAATTAAGATCGATATGGATTTTCTAGAAGATGCCTGGGTTGATTGCCCTCTTTGCGCTAATCAGCGTTTCGATCCTGAAACGCTATCTATCTTTTATAAAGGAAAAAACATTTATGACATCTTAGAAATGGATGTTGACCAGGCGCATGCTTTTTTTAAAAATATTCCTTCTATTAATAGAAAGCTAAGTACTCTTCAGGAAGTAGGCTTAGGCTATTTAAAAATTGGCCAGCCATCAACAACTCTTTCAGGTGGAGAAGCACAGCGTATTAAATTAGCAAAAGAGCTCGTTAGGCCCTCTACAGGCCAAACACTTTACATTTTAGATGAGCCTTCTACTGGATTGCATTTCCATGATATTCATCATTTATTGAATGTGTTACATAAATTAGTGGAGCTTGGAAACAGTGTTGTGGTGATTGAACACAACATGGATATAGTAAAAACTGCTGACTGGATTATAGATTTAGGCCCGGAAGGAGGCTATGAGGGTGGACAACTTGTCGGAGAAGGCCCTCCAGAAACAATCTCCAAAATGGATACGCCAACAGGAAAAGCGGTCAGCGATGCGTTAAACCAGCATGCTCAAGATAAGATTCGACTCCTTGAAGATAAAGAAAAAGCCTCCCCTAACACTATCCCCAAGCCTATTCAAAACGTTTCAGTTAAGGGTGCCGAACAAAACAATTTAAAGCATCTTGACATTTCCTTTCCAAGAGAGAAGATTACCATTTGCACAGGGCCATCTGGATCGGGAAAAACATCATTTGCATTTGATACTGTTTATGCAGAAGGGCAAAGACGCTATATTGAATCACTCTCACCTTATGCTCGCCAATTTGTAAAACAAATGTCTAAACCTAAAGCAGGTCTCATTGAGGGTTTATCACCTGCTATTGCTATTGAGCAAAAATCCCATGCCGGCAACCCTCGTTCCACGGTAGGCACAATGACAGAAATATATGACTACCTAAGGCTTATGTATGCCAGACTTGGGGTTCCACATGATCCAGAAACTGGCGAAGTCATTCAATCGATCAGTAAATCGTATGTAGCCCAAAAACTCCTTGAATTACCAGAAAATGAAAAAATTCAAATTCTTGCACCTATTGAGATTAAGAAAAATGAGAAATTTGCAGATGTGATTAACCGTCTAAGAAGACAGGGATTTTTACGTATACGTTTAAATGGTGAATATCATGATCTTGAGGAACCGCTAACGGAAGAAATTTTCGATCGTAAACGTAAAAATGAGTTCTTTTTAGTCATTGATCGGTTAAAAATTACCCCCTCCATTGAACAGAGACTATTAGAAGCGATTCAGGCAGCCTCTGATTTGGGAAATAACCAATTGACCGTTGCTCGGGAAAATGGTAAAGATCTATTCTTTAATCTTGCTTTTGCTGTAGCTAGCACAGGTCGCTCCTTTACAGAAATTACCCCACATACTTTTGCTTTTAATAAACCAGAAGGCATGTGCCCAGAATGTTTGGGATTAGGTTATACTTATGGAGCTAACCTAATGAGTAAACCAGAACTTCTTCATTTATCTGCGATAAGCTTATTGCGCTTTTTGTGGGCAGGAACATATGACTGGCAGCCATTTATAATTTCGTTTTTAGACGACCTTGGGATTGATCCGCATATTCCTTTAAATGACCTAACCTCCAAACAGCTCCATCATTTTTTAAACGGATCTCTGACAGAAATTGAGACAAAAAGTGGGCTTCGCTTGCGTTGGCAAGGGATTAATACTTCTCTTGTGAAAGCAGGCCGAAATGCGCGCAACGAAGTAAAGGAACGCATCTTACCCCTTCTTGATGAAGATACCTGCTCAGCATGTGAAGGCGACCGTCTTAATCCCCTAGCGAGAAACGTGACTTTGATTGGCTTTACAATTGGCCAACTTTGCCACATGCCTGTTTTGCAAACCCTCGAAGTCATTAAAAATATTGCCATTGACAAAGCAAATAGGCTTCTAGAAGATGTCCAAAACCAGCTTGTCAGCAGGTTGCAATTCCTTAATGAGGTCGGTTTAGAGTACATTGCGCTTGACCGCAAAGCCCCCTCTCTTAGCGGTGGCGAAGCACAACGCATTCGCTTAGCACGGCAGCTTGGAAGTGGCTTAACAGGGGTCCTCTATGTTCTTGATGAGCCAACGATAGGTTTACATCCACATGACAATGAAAAACTTAATCGAGCCTTGCAAAAATTAAAGCAATTAAAAAATACCCTTCTTATGGTGGAGCACGATCCTCTATCAATTGCCTGTGCAGACCACATTATCGATTTTGGACCTGGATCAGGATCGCATGGTGGCCACGTGACAGCTCAGGGAACCTATGAAGAGATTTTAAAGGATCCTCATTCCTTAACGGGTAAGTATCTTTCCCATCAAATTGAAGTTCCCAGACCGAATCAGAGGAGGCAGTCTAAAGAATTCCTCAAAATTCGACACGCTAAGTCAAACAATCTTAAAGACTTATCTTTAGATATACCGATTGGAGCTTTAACTTGTTTTACCGGTGTTTCAGGGTCGGGCAAATCTACGTTACTTCATGATGTAGTTTTTCAGGCAGTACAAAAAGGACTTCTACAAAGCGACAAGGTCACCTTAAAGGGCATTGCTCAAGTGTCTGGAATTCACCATTTTGAAAAACTTCTTTTTATTGATCAAAACCCTATAGGCCACACTATCCGATCAGACATTGCAACTTATACAGAAATCCTTACTCCTATTCGTGAATTATTTGCATCTATACCAGAAGCAGCAGCAAGAGGATTGCAGCCTAAAAACTTTAGTTATAACCACAGAAGAGGAATGTGTACTAATTGTTGGGGACTGGGTTTCAAGAAAGTCTCGATGCATTTTCTCCCTCCAGTAAAGGTAGTCTGTGACGAGTGCCAGGGACTTCGACTCAATAAGTTGAGTCTTACTATACATTATAAAGAAAAAAATCTTGGACAACTACTAAACTATACGATCGATGAATTAAAGATTTTTTTCGCAAATCATTTTCGAATTATTCGTATTTTAGATACTTTAATTTCTGTCGGCCTTGGTTATCTTAGACTCGGGCAAGAAATGGTTTCTCTCTCCGGTGGTGAAGCCCAACGCATCAAACTAAGTCGTGAGCTCTCTAAGCGATCACGAGGAAAAACACTTTATTTGCTTGATGAACCAACAACAGGCCTTCATAGCGATGATATTGTAAAGCTGCTTAAAGTTTTGCATCAACTTATTGACAAAGGCAATACAATGGTCATGATTGAGCACAACTTAGATATGATTAAAAATGCAGACTATATTTTCGATATTGGTCCTGGTTCTGGAGAAATGGGAGGGTCAATTATCGCTCAAGGATCGCCGGAACAGCTCATAAAAAATGAGAATTCTTTCACTGCCCACTACTTAACAACTGTTATTTAATTCGCGACTCTTTATGCTTTTTGAATTCTAGTTTTTTATACTTATTTTAATTAAAACAAACCATGAATATAGCAAATACGGCACGCTCCCTTCCCTTAATAACAAGCTCAAAAATCGTTCAAAAAAAATTTCTTTGTTTTACATGGAATAAACGTTTAGTGTTTACGACAACTTCAAAACAAATCTATTCCGTTGCCATTAAAACGTCAAATGCAGCAAGTTTACAGAACGAATGCCTGCTAGTTGAGTCCAAGCAGCTATGTGTTGAGCTCAAACATTCAGGAAATCCAGGGGACGAATTGATTACAGAAATGCTGGATGCTGATCCATGTCAACGCATTTCAGCCGAGCAGTGTCTAAAGAAATTAGATATTTTGTTAGCCTCAAAAGACTTTATTTAAGTCTTTTTTTAACTTAGTCCCTTTA comes from the Chlamydiales bacterium STE3 genome and includes:
- a CDS encoding Uncharacterized protein (Product derived from UniProtKB/Trembl:F8KW57) — protein: MFSFFTKKVALFFFCFNLGLFLDLLSEIEKATVTWTPILCSGSCVKTLERHFSKIKDIANISINQQVGMAELSWKPNASFNFTSIATAMGLVGLSIRDIRVKVRGTIRVSGKNYRVISLGDNTPFVLLNSVTPYRGTYVVEFNPANRELRPEMRQRLHEAQKKNQVAIIEGPLFMPERAPPFMIVVDQIKFIDKIPSKNQLKRR
- a CDS encoding UvrABC system protein A (Product derived from UniProtKB/Swiss-Prot:Q9Z985;Gene name derived from UniProtKB/Swiss-Prot:Q9Z985) gives rise to the protein MNQQILLKKVKVHNLKSVDLALNPNQLIVFTGVSGSGKSSLAFDTLFAEGQRRYVESLSTFARRQINELAKPDIESASGISPTISIEQKTAGRNPRSTVGTLTEIYDYIRVLFARIGKPFCPVSGEPVSPQSRERIIKLAQILPEGTKLIILAPYSKGKKGEFKEDFQELVKKGFMRARVDGKIVHLDEEISLDGNLTHDVDVLIDRIVVKPENYSRIAESVTTALDFGKGLLSLLDADTDEEKLFSMHAYSPKSGLSYPSLEPHDFSFNSPSGMCSECHGLGYIQEFDLEKIIDPEKSIAEDCCLVGSSYQTVRYGNIYRNLATLYDFSVHTPWKALSQQARKVFLKGNDKKWTRMQFVHPLTGASWIDHIQWKGVLHEAKARLAEAKSEGYRNKMLKIMSEQCCPICQGSKLKPYPSAAKFAGKKIHEITQLTVRECLKLFQTVELPELEFKIAEELLKEIKERLNFLLEVGLHYLTLERRSPTLSGGEAQRVRLASQIGSGLVGITYILDEPSIGLHPRDNKKLLSTLKHLRDIGNTVIVVEHDEETIWESDYVVDFGPGAGKEGGEIVYQGPIEGLLKSQRSLTGAYLSGKKEISIPKKRKKKTRESLKIVKASHHNLKNIDVTLPLGLFVAITGVSGSGKSSLISDTLYPALSNHLHQSDLPVGKHHSIKGKEKIDKIIAIDQTPIGRNPRSNPATYIKLLDEIRALLSQLPESQAKGFTAGRFSFNVKEGSCSECHGMGQIKIDMDFLEDAWVDCPLCANQRFDPETLSIFYKGKNIYDILEMDVDQAHAFFKNIPSINRKLSTLQEVGLGYLKIGQPSTTLSGGEAQRIKLAKELVRPSTGQTLYILDEPSTGLHFHDIHHLLNVLHKLVELGNSVVVIEHNMDIVKTADWIIDLGPEGGYEGGQLVGEGPPETISKMDTPTGKAVSDALNQHAQDKIRLLEDKEKASPNTIPKPIQNVSVKGAEQNNLKHLDISFPREKITICTGPSGSGKTSFAFDTVYAEGQRRYIESLSPYARQFVKQMSKPKAGLIEGLSPAIAIEQKSHAGNPRSTVGTMTEIYDYLRLMYARLGVPHDPETGEVIQSISKSYVAQKLLELPENEKIQILAPIEIKKNEKFADVINRLRRQGFLRIRLNGEYHDLEEPLTEEIFDRKRKNEFFLVIDRLKITPSIEQRLLEAIQAASDLGNNQLTVARENGKDLFFNLAFAVASTGRSFTEITPHTFAFNKPEGMCPECLGLGYTYGANLMSKPELLHLSAISLLRFLWAGTYDWQPFIISFLDDLGIDPHIPLNDLTSKQLHHFLNGSLTEIETKSGLRLRWQGINTSLVKAGRNARNEVKERILPLLDEDTCSACEGDRLNPLARNVTLIGFTIGQLCHMPVLQTLEVIKNIAIDKANRLLEDVQNQLVSRLQFLNEVGLEYIALDRKAPSLSGGEAQRIRLARQLGSGLTGVLYVLDEPTIGLHPHDNEKLNRALQKLKQLKNTLLMVEHDPLSIACADHIIDFGPGSGSHGGHVTAQGTYEEILKDPHSLTGKYLSHQIEVPRPNQRRQSKEFLKIRHAKSNNLKDLSLDIPIGALTCFTGVSGSGKSTLLHDVVFQAVQKGLLQSDKVTLKGIAQVSGIHHFEKLLFIDQNPIGHTIRSDIATYTEILTPIRELFASIPEAAARGLQPKNFSYNHRRGMCTNCWGLGFKKVSMHFLPPVKVVCDECQGLRLNKLSLTIHYKEKNLGQLLNYTIDELKIFFANHFRIIRILDTLISVGLGYLRLGQEMVSLSGGEAQRIKLSRELSKRSRGKTLYLLDEPTTGLHSDDIVKLLKVLHQLIDKGNTMVMIEHNLDMIKNADYIFDIGPGSGEMGGSIIAQGSPEQLIKNENSFTAHYLTTVI
- a CDS encoding S-adenosylmethionine:tRNA ribosyltransferase-isomerase (Product derived from UniProtKB/Swiss-Prot:B3E2S1;Gene name derived from UniProtKB/Swiss-Prot:B3E2S1;EC number derived from UniProtKB/Swiss-Prot:B3E2S1), which produces MNVYQLQSYHFDLPEELIAQKPVEPRDHSRLMIVDRKSGNLSEMLFRDFKEMLSPNDRLIFNNTKVIPARLIGRKETGARIEVLLSKEREKGDVWEVMARPSKKLSIGASIVFSDTLYGRVLDRLTEGLLLIKFYSQQSFKEELYKVGQLPLPHYIKRDQATQADVKNYQTVFAKQEGAVAAPTAGLHFTKKMIDELILKGIDLCELTLHVGLGTFKPVQAEDIRQHFMHKETVEINKELAIKLNQGCKGREIAIGTTSCRALESAAYSGHVKAGRFETGLFIYPGYEFKFVKSLLTNFHLPGSSLLMLVSAFGGFELVAEAYKKAVKERFRFFSYGDAMLIL